From Stenotrophomonas maltophilia, a single genomic window includes:
- a CDS encoding M13 family metallopeptidase — protein sequence MNVRNLVPLGLTIAIAASLAACGKNEAAPAATADAKPAFDLSQIKTPLISLNSADLDPAISACTDLNGFVNSKWLKANPVPGDQTTWGSFEILRERSLEVQHTLVQQAAASQAKAGSVEAKIGDIWKTGNDEAKIEAAGLAPLQPTLDKIGALNDTAAITQYLRDSQAEGKGVLFSLFANADYKDSANVIAYVGQGGLGLPEKGYYFDDAQAKIRDAYVAYIAQVLTLSGVDAAQAAEQAKAVMAFETRLAKASMSRIEMRDPAKRYNPLSAAAADKLTPNFSWTALFDTLKVPAAQKFSLAQPGFFGEMDKMLADVPASTWQAYLRFHTIDDASPYLSSPFEKANFDFYGTTLRGQKEMQPRWKRVLESVNGGMGEALGQLYVDAVFPAESKVAMQHLVENLSVALKARLEQLPWMGEETKKKALEKWASFTPKIGYPDKWRDWAGLQTNGDSYLGNMQAARAFNYRYMLDKIGKPVDKTEWGMTPQTVNAYYNATKNEIVFPAAILQAPFFDAKADPALNYGGIGAVIGHEMMHGYDDSGSQFAANGNFDNWWTDGDRKAFTQRTDQLVAQFDGYESVPGVFVKGKLTLGENIGDLGGLTVAYDALQMALKEDPKANVAVDGHSQDQRFFMNWATVWRRNFTDGELRVRLNTDPHAPANFRANGAPSNMPSFAAAFQCKAGDAMVRADDKRVVIW from the coding sequence ATGAACGTCCGCAATCTGGTCCCGCTGGGCCTGACGATCGCCATCGCCGCCTCGCTGGCCGCCTGTGGCAAGAACGAAGCCGCCCCGGCCGCCACTGCCGATGCCAAGCCGGCCTTCGACCTGTCGCAGATCAAGACGCCGCTGATCTCGCTCAACAGCGCCGATCTGGACCCGGCCATTTCGGCCTGTACCGACCTCAATGGCTTCGTCAACAGCAAGTGGCTGAAGGCCAACCCGGTGCCGGGCGACCAGACCACCTGGGGCAGCTTCGAGATCCTGCGCGAGCGCTCGCTGGAAGTGCAGCACACGCTGGTACAGCAGGCCGCCGCCAGCCAGGCCAAGGCCGGTTCGGTGGAAGCCAAGATCGGTGACATCTGGAAGACCGGCAACGACGAAGCGAAGATCGAAGCCGCCGGCCTGGCGCCGCTGCAGCCGACGCTCGACAAGATCGGCGCGCTGAACGACACCGCCGCCATCACCCAGTACCTGCGCGACAGCCAGGCCGAGGGCAAGGGCGTGCTGTTCTCGCTGTTTGCCAACGCCGATTACAAGGATTCGGCCAACGTCATCGCCTATGTTGGCCAGGGCGGCCTGGGCTTGCCGGAGAAGGGCTACTACTTCGATGACGCCCAGGCCAAGATCCGCGACGCCTACGTGGCCTACATCGCGCAGGTGCTTACCCTGTCCGGCGTGGATGCTGCGCAGGCGGCCGAGCAGGCCAAGGCCGTGATGGCCTTCGAAACCCGCCTGGCCAAGGCCTCGATGTCGCGCATCGAAATGCGTGACCCGGCCAAGCGCTACAACCCGCTCAGCGCCGCCGCCGCCGACAAGCTGACGCCGAACTTCAGCTGGACCGCGCTGTTCGACACCCTGAAGGTACCGGCCGCGCAGAAGTTCTCGCTGGCCCAGCCGGGTTTCTTCGGTGAAATGGACAAGATGCTGGCCGACGTGCCGGCCAGTACCTGGCAGGCCTACCTGCGCTTTCACACCATCGATGATGCTTCGCCGTACCTGAGCAGCCCGTTCGAGAAGGCCAACTTCGACTTCTACGGCACCACCCTGCGTGGCCAGAAGGAAATGCAGCCGCGCTGGAAGCGCGTGCTGGAGTCGGTCAATGGCGGCATGGGTGAAGCGCTGGGCCAGCTGTACGTCGACGCCGTGTTCCCGGCCGAGTCGAAGGTGGCCATGCAGCACCTGGTGGAGAATCTCTCGGTAGCGCTGAAGGCGCGCCTGGAGCAGCTGCCGTGGATGGGCGAGGAAACCAAGAAGAAGGCGCTGGAAAAGTGGGCCAGCTTCACCCCCAAGATCGGTTACCCGGACAAGTGGCGTGACTGGGCCGGCCTGCAGACTAACGGTGACAGCTACCTGGGCAACATGCAGGCCGCGCGTGCGTTCAACTACCGCTACATGCTGGACAAGATCGGCAAGCCGGTGGACAAGACCGAGTGGGGCATGACTCCGCAGACGGTCAACGCCTACTACAACGCCACCAAGAACGAGATCGTGTTCCCGGCGGCAATCCTGCAGGCGCCGTTCTTCGACGCCAAGGCCGATCCGGCGCTGAACTACGGCGGCATCGGTGCGGTCATCGGTCACGAGATGATGCACGGCTACGATGACTCGGGCAGCCAGTTCGCCGCCAACGGCAACTTCGACAACTGGTGGACCGACGGCGATCGCAAGGCCTTCACCCAGCGTACCGACCAGCTGGTCGCGCAGTTCGACGGCTATGAGTCGGTGCCGGGCGTGTTCGTGAAGGGCAAGCTGACCCTGGGCGAGAACATCGGCGACCTGGGTGGCCTGACCGTGGCCTACGACGCGCTGCAGATGGCGCTGAAGGAAGACCCGAAGGCGAACGTCGCAGTCGATGGCCACAGCCAGGACCAGCGCTTCTTCATGAACTGGGCCACCGTGTGGCGCCGCAACTTCACCGACGGTGAACTGCGCGTGCGTTTGAACACCGACCCGCACGCCCCGGCCAACTTCCGTGCCAATGGCGCGCCGTCGAACATGCCGTCCTTCGCTGCCGCGTTCCAGTGCAAGGCCGGCGACGCGATGGTGCGTGCCGACGACAAGCGCGTGGTGATCTGGTAA
- a CDS encoding cation diffusion facilitator family transporter, translating to MGHDHDHLPSQIRHEKPLWWALGLTSTFLVVEVVGAFWTNSLALLSDAAHMATDALALMIALVAVRLSRRPPDARRTYGYARLEALGAMINGAMLFVVAAYILWEAVGRFREPQEIASSGMLVIAAAGLIINLISMRLLQAGSGESLNVKGAYLEVWADMLGSVAVIAGALLIKWTGWKPIDPILAVLIGLWVLPRTYVLMREAINVLLEGVPKGMDVAKVRDSLSGHAAVLDVHDLHVWALASSTPALTAHIVMRDGTDADVLRRELGGRLHDDFGIEHVTLQIEADHCGEACGEPAPAKGGEHEGHEGQDHGEDAQGHRGHVHR from the coding sequence ATGGGCCACGACCACGATCACCTGCCATCCCAGATCCGCCACGAGAAGCCCCTGTGGTGGGCGCTCGGCCTGACCTCCACCTTCCTCGTCGTCGAAGTGGTGGGCGCGTTCTGGACCAACAGCCTGGCGCTGCTGTCCGATGCCGCGCACATGGCCACCGACGCACTGGCGCTGATGATCGCGCTGGTGGCGGTGCGACTGAGCCGGCGCCCGCCGGATGCACGGCGCACCTACGGCTATGCACGCCTGGAAGCGCTGGGCGCGATGATCAACGGCGCGATGCTGTTCGTGGTCGCCGCCTACATTCTGTGGGAGGCGGTGGGACGTTTCCGCGAGCCGCAGGAGATCGCTTCCTCCGGCATGCTGGTGATCGCCGCCGCGGGCCTCATCATCAACCTGATCTCAATGCGCCTGCTGCAGGCCGGCAGCGGCGAGAGCCTCAACGTGAAGGGCGCCTACCTGGAAGTGTGGGCGGACATGCTGGGCTCGGTGGCGGTGATCGCCGGCGCGTTGTTGATCAAGTGGACCGGCTGGAAGCCGATCGACCCGATCCTGGCCGTGCTGATCGGCCTGTGGGTACTGCCGCGCACCTACGTGCTGATGCGCGAGGCGATCAACGTGCTGCTGGAAGGCGTGCCCAAGGGCATGGACGTGGCCAAGGTGCGCGACAGCCTGTCCGGCCACGCGGCCGTGCTGGACGTGCATGACCTGCACGTGTGGGCGCTGGCTTCCAGCACGCCGGCACTGACCGCGCACATCGTGATGCGCGACGGCACCGATGCCGATGTGCTGCGCCGTGAACTGGGTGGCCGCCTGCACGATGACTTCGGCATCGAGCATGTGACGCTGCAGATCGAGGCGGACCACTGCGGCGAAGCCTGTGGCGAGCCGGCGCCGGCCAAGGGCGGCGAGCACGAGGGCCATGAGGGCCAGGACCACGGCGAGGATGCGCAGGGTCATCGCGGCCACGTGCATCGTTGA
- the mfd gene encoding transcription-repair coupling factor, whose amino-acid sequence MSRTSYPAPPLPRAGQLRAWWRAPASPTALAWYLAQAARAHDAPLLVIARDNHGANQLEADLQTLLGGDPALPVVAFPDWETLPYDRFSPHPDIISQRLAALHRLPALKRGLVIVPVQTLLQQLAPRSYVIGGSFDLKVGQRLDLEAEKRRLESAGYRNVPQVMDPGDFAVRGGLLDVFPMGADEPLRVELLDEDIDSIRAFDPESQRSLDKVEAVHMLPGREVPMDEASIARVLATLRERFDVDTRRSALYQDLKSGLAPAGVEYYLPLFFERTATLFDYLPSGSLPVVCAGAGEAAETFWAQTGERYEQRRHDVERPLLPPSALYLSPELLRERLNDAPRIEVWSADHARIADAHALGDQPLPPLPVAAREAPAGDALKSFLGHYPGRVLIAADSPGRREALLEVLQAAELKPPVVADLPGFLAGDARFAIAVAPLEDGFALDDPRIAVLTERQLFPERAGSTRRTRRAGREPEAIIRDLGELTEGAPIVHEDHGVGRYRGLIAMDVGGMPGEFLEIEYAKGDRLYVPVAQLHLISRYSGASAETAPLHSLGGEQWSKAKRKAAEKVRDVAAELLEIQARRQARAGLALQVDRAMYEPFAAGFPFEETPDQLAAIDATLRDLASSQPMDRVVCGDVGFGKTEVAVRAAFAAASAGKQVAVLVPTTLLAEQHFRNFRDRFADYPMKVEVLSRFKTSKEIKAELEKVAAGTIDVIVGTHRLLQPDVKFKDLGMVIVDEEQRFGVRQKEALKALRANVHLLTLTATPIPRTLNMAMAGLRDLSIIATPPPNRLAVQTFITQWDNALLREAFQRELARGGQLYFLHNDVESIGRMQRELSELVPEARIGIAHGQMPERELEKVMLDFQKQRFNVLLSTTIIESGIDIPNANTIIINRADRFGLAQLHQLRGRVGRSHHRAYAYLVAPDRRSITPDAEKRLEAIASMDELGAGFTLATHDLEIRGAGELLGEDQSGQMAEVGFSLYTELLERAVRSIKQGKLPDLDAGEEVRGAEVELHVPALIPEDYLPDVHTRLTLYKRISSARDSDALRELQVEMIDRFGLLPDAAKHLFAIAELKLKANTLGIRKLDLGENGGRIVFESKPNIDPMAVIQLIQKQPNLYAMEGPDKLRIKHPLPLPEDRFNAARALLTTLAPG is encoded by the coding sequence ATGTCGCGTACCTCATACCCCGCCCCGCCGCTGCCGCGCGCCGGCCAGCTCCGCGCCTGGTGGCGCGCCCCCGCATCGCCGACCGCCCTGGCCTGGTACCTGGCCCAGGCCGCGCGTGCGCACGACGCCCCGCTGCTGGTGATCGCCCGTGACAACCACGGTGCCAACCAGCTCGAAGCCGACCTGCAGACCCTGCTTGGCGGCGACCCGGCCCTGCCGGTGGTCGCCTTCCCGGACTGGGAAACCCTGCCCTACGACCGCTTCAGCCCGCATCCGGACATCATCTCGCAGCGCCTGGCCGCCCTGCACCGCCTGCCTGCGCTGAAGCGCGGCCTGGTGATCGTGCCGGTGCAGACCCTGCTGCAGCAGCTGGCGCCACGCAGCTACGTGATCGGCGGCAGCTTCGACCTGAAGGTCGGCCAGCGCCTGGACCTGGAGGCCGAGAAGCGCCGCCTGGAGAGCGCCGGCTACCGCAACGTGCCGCAGGTGATGGACCCGGGCGACTTCGCCGTGCGCGGTGGCCTGCTCGACGTGTTCCCGATGGGTGCCGACGAGCCCCTGCGGGTAGAGCTGCTGGACGAGGACATCGACTCGATCCGCGCGTTCGACCCGGAAAGCCAGCGCTCGCTGGACAAGGTCGAGGCCGTGCACATGCTGCCCGGCCGCGAAGTGCCGATGGACGAGGCCAGCATCGCCCGCGTGCTGGCCACGCTGCGCGAACGCTTCGATGTCGATACCCGGCGCAGCGCGCTGTACCAGGACCTGAAGTCCGGGCTGGCCCCGGCCGGCGTCGAGTACTACCTGCCACTGTTCTTCGAGCGCACCGCGACCCTGTTCGATTACCTGCCCAGCGGCAGCCTGCCGGTGGTCTGTGCCGGTGCCGGTGAAGCCGCCGAGACGTTCTGGGCGCAGACCGGCGAGCGCTACGAACAGCGCCGCCACGATGTGGAGCGCCCGTTGCTGCCGCCGTCGGCGCTGTACCTGTCGCCGGAACTGCTGCGCGAGCGCCTGAACGATGCGCCGCGCATCGAAGTGTGGTCGGCCGACCACGCACGCATCGCCGATGCGCACGCGCTGGGCGACCAGCCGTTGCCGCCGCTGCCGGTGGCTGCACGCGAAGCACCGGCCGGTGATGCACTGAAGTCCTTCCTCGGCCACTACCCGGGCCGGGTGCTGATCGCCGCCGATTCGCCTGGCCGCCGTGAAGCCCTGCTGGAAGTGCTGCAGGCCGCCGAGCTGAAGCCACCGGTGGTGGCCGACCTGCCCGGCTTCCTCGCCGGCGATGCGCGCTTCGCGATCGCGGTGGCGCCACTGGAAGACGGCTTCGCGCTGGACGATCCGCGCATCGCGGTGCTGACCGAGCGCCAGCTGTTCCCCGAGCGCGCCGGCAGCACCCGCCGCACGCGCCGTGCCGGCCGCGAGCCGGAAGCGATCATCCGCGACCTCGGCGAGCTGACCGAAGGCGCACCGATCGTGCACGAGGACCATGGCGTGGGCCGCTACCGTGGCCTGATCGCGATGGACGTCGGCGGCATGCCCGGCGAGTTCCTCGAAATCGAATACGCCAAGGGCGACCGCCTGTATGTGCCGGTGGCCCAGCTGCACCTGATCAGTCGCTATTCCGGTGCATCTGCGGAAACCGCGCCGCTGCATTCGCTCGGCGGCGAGCAGTGGAGCAAGGCCAAGCGCAAGGCCGCCGAGAAGGTGCGCGACGTGGCCGCCGAACTGCTGGAGATCCAGGCCCGCCGCCAGGCGCGTGCCGGACTGGCGCTGCAGGTGGACCGCGCGATGTACGAACCGTTCGCGGCCGGTTTCCCGTTCGAGGAGACCCCGGACCAGCTGGCCGCGATCGACGCCACCCTGCGCGACCTGGCCAGCAGCCAGCCGATGGACCGCGTGGTCTGCGGCGACGTCGGCTTCGGCAAGACCGAGGTGGCCGTGCGCGCCGCCTTCGCCGCCGCCAGCGCTGGCAAGCAGGTGGCCGTGCTGGTGCCGACCACGCTGCTGGCCGAACAGCATTTCCGCAATTTCCGCGACCGCTTCGCCGACTACCCGATGAAGGTCGAAGTGCTGTCGCGCTTCAAGACCAGCAAGGAAATCAAGGCCGAACTGGAGAAGGTCGCCGCCGGCACCATCGACGTCATCGTCGGCACCCACCGCCTGCTGCAGCCGGACGTGAAGTTCAAGGACCTGGGCATGGTGATCGTCGACGAGGAACAGCGTTTCGGCGTGCGCCAGAAGGAAGCATTGAAGGCGCTGCGCGCCAACGTGCACCTGCTGACCCTGACCGCCACGCCGATCCCGCGCACCTTGAACATGGCCATGGCCGGCCTGCGTGACCTCTCGATCATCGCCACCCCGCCGCCGAACCGGCTGGCGGTGCAGACCTTCATCACGCAGTGGGACAACGCGCTGCTGCGCGAAGCCTTCCAGCGCGAGCTGGCGCGTGGCGGCCAGCTGTACTTCCTGCACAACGACGTGGAGAGCATCGGCCGCATGCAGCGCGAGCTGTCCGAGCTGGTGCCCGAGGCGCGCATCGGCATCGCCCACGGCCAGATGCCCGAGCGCGAGCTGGAAAAGGTGATGCTGGATTTCCAGAAGCAGCGCTTCAACGTGCTGCTGTCGACCACGATCATCGAGTCGGGCATCGACATCCCCAACGCCAACACCATCATCATCAACCGCGCCGACCGCTTCGGCCTGGCCCAGCTGCATCAGCTGCGCGGCCGTGTCGGCCGTTCGCACCATCGCGCCTACGCCTACCTGGTGGCCCCCGACCGTCGTTCGATCACCCCGGATGCGGAAAAGCGCCTGGAAGCGATCGCCTCGATGGACGAACTCGGCGCCGGCTTCACCCTGGCCACGCACGATCTGGAGATCCGCGGTGCCGGCGAACTGCTGGGCGAGGACCAGAGCGGACAGATGGCCGAGGTCGGCTTCAGCCTGTACACCGAACTGCTGGAACGCGCGGTACGCAGCATCAAGCAGGGCAAGCTGCCCGACCTGGATGCCGGCGAGGAAGTGCGCGGCGCCGAAGTCGAGCTGCATGTGCCGGCGCTGATTCCGGAAGACTACCTGCCGGACGTGCACACCCGCCTGACCCTGTACAAGCGCATCTCCAGCGCGCGCGACAGCGATGCACTGCGCGAGCTGCAGGTGGAGATGATCGACCGCTTCGGCCTGCTGCCGGATGCGGCCAAGCACCTGTTCGCCATCGCCGAGCTGAAGCTGAAGGCCAACACGCTCGGCATCCGCAAGCTGGACCTGGGCGAGAACGGTGGCCGCATCGTGTTCGAATCCAAGCCGAACATCGACCCGATGGCGGTGATCCAGCTGATCCAGAAGCAACCGAACCTCTACGCCATGGAAGGGCCCGACAAGCTGCGCATCAAGCACCCACTGCCGTTGCCGGAAGACCGCTTCAACGCGGCCCGCGCCCTCCTGACCACCCTCGCCCCGGGTTGA
- the gpmA gene encoding 2,3-diphosphoglycerate-dependent phosphoglycerate mutase: MTRKLVLLRHGQSQWNLDNRFTGWVDVDLTEQGRREAAAAGRLMREEGLQFDVAHTSVLKRAIHTLQGALAELEQDWLPVNKSWRLNERHYGGLQGLDKAETAAKHGEEQVKVWRRSYDIPPPPMELEDPGHPIHDRRYAGLDRNALPGTESLATTLDRVLPYWHDAIAPQLKDGKTVLVTAHGNSLRALYKYLNNVSRDEILELNIPTGIPLLFELNDDLTVQSFRYLGDPEAARKAAEAVANQGKAK; this comes from the coding sequence GTGACCCGTAAACTCGTACTGTTGCGCCATGGCCAGAGCCAGTGGAACCTGGACAACCGCTTCACCGGCTGGGTCGATGTCGACCTCACCGAGCAGGGGCGCCGGGAAGCGGCCGCCGCCGGCCGCCTGATGCGCGAGGAAGGCCTGCAGTTCGACGTCGCCCACACCTCCGTGCTCAAGCGTGCCATCCACACCCTGCAGGGGGCGCTGGCCGAGCTGGAGCAGGACTGGCTGCCGGTGAACAAGTCCTGGCGCCTCAATGAGCGCCATTACGGCGGCCTGCAGGGCCTGGACAAGGCCGAGACTGCGGCCAAGCATGGCGAGGAGCAGGTCAAGGTGTGGCGTCGTTCGTACGACATCCCGCCGCCGCCGATGGAGCTGGAAGATCCGGGCCACCCGATCCATGACCGCCGCTACGCCGGCCTGGACCGCAACGCGCTGCCGGGCACCGAATCGCTGGCGACCACGCTGGACCGCGTGCTGCCGTACTGGCACGACGCCATCGCGCCGCAACTGAAGGACGGCAAGACCGTGCTGGTCACCGCCCACGGCAACTCGCTGCGCGCGCTGTACAAGTACCTCAACAACGTCTCGCGCGATGAAATCCTCGAGCTGAACATTCCGACCGGCATCCCGCTGCTGTTCGAACTGAACGACGACCTGACCGTGCAGTCGTTCCGCTACCTGGGCGACCCGGAAGCGGCACGCAAGGCCGCTGAAGCCGTGGCCAACCAGGGCAAGGCGAAATAA
- a CDS encoding HD-GYP domain-containing protein has product MPMFPDAVPAPDLLHAQACLIDALSMSLQMRDAYTRHHCDRVGLLAQRLAAHCDLDTEACEQIGLAARFHDIGKIGIPDDVLLAPRRHTDEERAIMREHPVRGEHIFLATGRSDAAPVARLIRAHHEAFDGSGYPDGLRGESIPLGARIVTIADAYDAMTSVRPYRAAMAREAALGIIENQSGGLVDPYVLQRFHRMLAQEPELA; this is encoded by the coding sequence ATGCCCATGTTTCCTGACGCCGTACCCGCCCCCGACCTGCTGCACGCGCAGGCCTGCCTGATCGATGCCCTCTCGATGTCGCTGCAGATGCGCGACGCTTACACCCGCCACCATTGCGACCGTGTCGGCCTGCTCGCGCAGCGCCTGGCCGCGCACTGCGACCTCGACACCGAGGCCTGTGAACAGATCGGCCTGGCCGCCCGCTTCCACGACATCGGCAAGATCGGCATCCCCGACGACGTGCTGCTGGCCCCGCGCCGGCACACCGACGAAGAGCGCGCGATCATGCGTGAGCACCCGGTGCGCGGCGAGCATATCTTCCTGGCCACCGGGCGCAGCGATGCCGCACCGGTTGCACGGCTGATCCGTGCCCATCACGAAGCATTCGATGGCAGCGGCTATCCCGATGGTCTGCGTGGCGAGAGCATTCCGCTGGGTGCGCGCATCGTCACCATCGCCGATGCCTACGATGCGATGACCAGCGTGCGTCCCTATCGTGCCGCGATGGCGCGCGAGGCTGCGCTGGGCATCATCGAGAACCAGTCCGGTGGCCTGGTCGATCCTTACGTGCTGCAGCGCTTCCACCGCATGCTGGCGCAGGAGCCGGAGCTGGCGTAA
- the nfi gene encoding deoxyribonuclease V (cleaves DNA at apurinic or apyrimidinic sites), translated as MNTMIDPGRWEGSVSAARAQQLQLAGRVERQDRLPRHVRWLAGLDVGFEEDGAITRAAAVLLDATMLRPVAQEIARIPTVMPYIPGLLSFRELPALLAALALLPRTPDLVFVDGHGISHPRRLGIAAHLGVVTDLPSIGVAKSKLVGRFEEPAPEPGAHTPLLDGDEQLGWVLRSKVRCKPLFVAGGHRVSADTALDWVQRTLRGYRLPEPTRLADRLASRRDE; from the coding sequence ATGAATACGATGATCGACCCCGGGCGCTGGGAAGGCAGCGTCAGCGCCGCCCGCGCGCAGCAGCTGCAGCTGGCCGGACGCGTGGAGCGCCAGGACCGCCTGCCCCGCCACGTGCGCTGGCTGGCCGGGCTGGATGTCGGCTTCGAGGAGGACGGCGCCATCACCCGCGCCGCTGCGGTATTGCTGGACGCAACGATGCTACGGCCTGTCGCGCAGGAGATCGCGCGCATTCCCACGGTGATGCCCTACATCCCCGGCCTGCTCAGTTTCCGCGAACTGCCCGCGTTGTTGGCGGCGTTGGCCTTGCTGCCGCGCACACCCGACCTGGTGTTCGTCGATGGCCACGGCATCAGCCATCCGCGCCGGTTGGGCATCGCCGCGCACCTGGGCGTGGTCACCGACCTGCCAAGCATCGGCGTGGCCAAGTCGAAACTGGTGGGCCGCTTTGAGGAACCGGCACCGGAACCCGGCGCGCATACGCCGCTGCTGGACGGTGACGAACAGCTCGGTTGGGTACTGCGCAGCAAGGTGCGTTGCAAGCCGTTGTTCGTGGCCGGCGGCCATCGGGTCAGCGCGGATACCGCGCTGGACTGGGTGCAGCGCACGCTGCGGGGCTACCGCCTGCCTGAGCCGACCCGGCTGGCGGATCGGCTGGCCTCGCGCCGGGACGAATGA
- a CDS encoding TonB-dependent siderophore receptor: MSPAVVLSPRPLALAVAALLAGSALTAQAETDATDIDTVHVTASQIARQALGTSTITAEDIAKRPPANDIAELLRTMPGVNLTGNSASGQYGNNRQIDLRGMGPENTLILVDGKRIGARDAVRMGRSGERNTRGDTNWVPAEMIERIEVLRGPAAARYGSGASGGVVNIITKRPTGDLTGAVDLYGLVPEHSAEGGSERVGLQLSGPMTDTLSFRLYGNLNKTDADSLDLNRQYATNPNAVPPAGREGVKNRDINALLRWDLTADQVVEFEAGTSRQGNIYAGDRAVSTTGTSTGVDLAALADGKAETNRMYRNTGAITHRGRWGDVTSRLTAAVEAVNNSRINEGLAGGPEGSFNGTDWSTSRLRNYQLDGEVSFPTTLGGAENIWTLGFEYLDSRLTDPYSMSQSSSSGGGLPGLSADRARGKADAQTTAVFVEDNIYLGERWIVTPGLRFDHHSQFGNNTSPSLNAQFRINSDWVVKGGIARAFKAPNLYQSNPDYLYYTRGNGCPNALPSLGAGCYMRGNADLKAETSVNKELGVEWAPQSGWQASLTYFHNDYKDKIQAGYDQIGLTDDGRGRIFRWENAPKAIVQGLEGNLVIPLLGEQGNRLKWSNNFTYMVENENKTTRQPLSVIPKYTINTMLDWQATDKLSLLLTGTFYGKQKPATTNINNDPRCTGTCDPSLALQDRGAYNIWGVSARYRVTETVSFGFGVNNLADKRLFREANSSDAGAATYNEPGRAYWASLRFGF, encoded by the coding sequence TGTCCCCAGCCGTTGTCCTTTCGCCGCGCCCGCTGGCGCTCGCCGTTGCCGCCCTGCTGGCGGGCAGCGCCCTGACCGCCCAGGCCGAAACCGACGCAACCGATATCGACACGGTGCACGTCACCGCCTCGCAGATCGCGCGGCAGGCGTTGGGCACCTCGACCATCACCGCCGAGGACATCGCCAAGCGCCCGCCGGCCAACGACATCGCCGAACTGCTGCGCACCATGCCGGGCGTCAACCTGACCGGCAACAGTGCTTCCGGCCAGTACGGCAACAACCGCCAGATCGACCTGCGCGGCATGGGCCCGGAAAACACCCTGATCCTGGTTGACGGCAAGCGCATCGGCGCACGCGATGCGGTGCGCATGGGCCGCAGCGGCGAGCGCAACACGCGCGGCGACACCAATTGGGTCCCCGCGGAGATGATCGAGCGCATCGAAGTGCTGCGCGGACCGGCGGCAGCCCGCTACGGTTCCGGCGCTTCCGGCGGCGTGGTCAACATCATCACCAAGCGCCCGACCGGCGACCTGACCGGCGCGGTTGACCTGTATGGCCTGGTGCCCGAGCACAGCGCCGAAGGCGGCAGCGAGCGCGTCGGCCTGCAGCTGAGCGGCCCGATGACCGACACCCTGTCGTTCCGCCTGTACGGCAACCTCAACAAGACCGACGCCGATTCGCTGGACCTCAACCGCCAGTACGCGACCAACCCGAATGCCGTACCGCCGGCTGGCCGCGAAGGCGTCAAGAACCGTGACATCAACGCGCTGCTGCGCTGGGACCTCACCGCCGACCAGGTGGTCGAGTTCGAAGCCGGCACCAGCCGCCAGGGCAACATCTATGCCGGCGACCGCGCCGTCAGCACCACCGGCACCTCGACCGGTGTCGATCTGGCCGCGCTGGCCGACGGCAAGGCGGAAACCAACCGCATGTACCGCAACACCGGTGCGATCACCCATCGTGGCCGCTGGGGCGACGTGACCTCGCGGCTCACGGCCGCGGTCGAGGCCGTCAACAACTCGCGCATCAATGAAGGCCTGGCCGGTGGCCCGGAAGGCAGCTTCAACGGCACCGACTGGTCGACCTCGCGCCTGCGCAACTACCAGCTGGATGGCGAAGTGAGCTTCCCGACCACGCTGGGCGGCGCCGAGAACATCTGGACGCTGGGCTTTGAATACCTGGACAGCCGCCTGACCGATCCGTACTCGATGAGCCAGTCCAGCAGCAGCGGTGGCGGTCTCCCCGGCCTGTCGGCCGACCGTGCACGCGGCAAGGCCGATGCCCAGACCACTGCGGTGTTCGTGGAAGACAACATCTACCTGGGCGAGCGCTGGATCGTCACCCCGGGCCTGCGCTTCGACCACCACAGCCAGTTCGGCAACAACACCAGCCCCAGCCTCAACGCGCAGTTCCGCATCAACAGCGACTGGGTGGTGAAGGGCGGCATCGCGCGCGCCTTCAAGGCACCGAACCTGTACCAGTCGAATCCGGACTACCTGTACTACACCCGCGGCAATGGTTGCCCGAATGCGTTGCCGAGCCTGGGTGCCGGCTGCTACATGCGCGGCAACGCGGACCTGAAGGCGGAAACCAGCGTGAACAAGGAACTGGGTGTGGAGTGGGCGCCGCAGAGTGGCTGGCAGGCGTCGCTGACCTACTTCCACAACGACTACAAGGACAAGATCCAGGCCGGCTACGACCAGATCGGCCTGACCGACGATGGCAGGGGCCGCATCTTCCGCTGGGAGAACGCGCCGAAGGCGATCGTGCAGGGGCTGGAAGGAAACCTGGTGATCCCGCTGCTGGGCGAGCAGGGCAACCGCCTGAAGTGGAGCAACAACTTCACCTACATGGTGGAGAACGAGAACAAGACCACGCGCCAGCCGCTGTCGGTGATCCCCAAGTACACGATCAACACCATGCTGGACTGGCAGGCCACCGACAAGCTGTCGCTGCTGCTGACCGGTACCTTCTATGGCAAGCAGAAGCCGGCCACCACCAACATCAACAATGATCCGCGCTGCACCGGCACCTGCGATCCGTCGCTCGCGCTGCAGGATCGCGGGGCGTACAACATCTGGGGCGTGAGCGCGCGCTACAGGGTGACCGAGACGGTCAGCTTCGGCTTCGGTGTGAACAACCTGGCCGACAAGCGCCTGTTCCGCGAGGCCAACAGCAGCGATGCCGGTGCGGCGACCTACAACGAGCCGGGTCGCGCGTACTGGGCCAGCCTGCGCTTCGGCTTCTGA